The Lentzea guizhouensis genome contains a region encoding:
- a CDS encoding DUF6098 family protein translates to MTDELPTITEFSELVGLLGDDVYVRWSKGPEADAATTSRDSLTGVELPGLSASPLQLEPWWDDRSQELWVARRLYDYRHLRDLRGPHVRAWVLRGEEVGRGPDNEPLVRCTEPLAWVSDELLGACEALVAAQRSPEWGPLDRSGSAGSDRSGGTDRSGGSDRSGGTDRSGGTDRSGGMDRSDGV, encoded by the coding sequence GTGACGGATGAACTGCCCACGATCACCGAGTTCTCGGAACTGGTCGGCCTGCTCGGTGACGACGTCTATGTGCGCTGGTCGAAGGGCCCTGAAGCGGACGCGGCGACGACCTCCCGCGACTCGTTGACCGGAGTGGAGCTGCCGGGCCTGTCGGCCAGCCCGCTGCAACTGGAGCCGTGGTGGGACGACCGTTCGCAGGAGCTCTGGGTGGCCCGCCGGCTGTACGACTACCGCCACCTGCGCGATCTGCGAGGCCCGCACGTGCGCGCCTGGGTGCTGCGCGGCGAGGAGGTCGGCAGGGGCCCGGACAACGAGCCGCTGGTGCGGTGCACCGAACCGCTGGCCTGGGTGTCCGACGAGCTCCTGGGGGCCTGTGAGGCCCTGGTGGCCGCCCAGCGCTCACCCGAGTGGGGCCCGCTCGACCGGTCCGGCTCGGCAGGCTCGGACCGCTCGGGTGGCACGGACCGTTCAGGTGGCTCGGACCGCTCGGGTGGCACGGACCGTTCAGGTGGCACGGACCGCTCAGGTGGCATGGACCGCTCGGACGGCGTCTAG
- a CDS encoding NADPH-dependent FMN reductase — protein sequence MTQIGVLVGNPRPASRTLQSALTLREALASTLGVPVDGPVVDAATIAADVFTNPDTVKAALAALGEAEVLVVATPTYKAAYTGLLKAVLDQAPPGWLSGKVVVPLQIAASDKHALAVEVHLRPVLTELGALVPQALFLNESALPARPTDFALATDVLKALVR from the coding sequence ATGACGCAGATCGGTGTTCTGGTCGGCAACCCGCGGCCCGCCTCGCGCACGTTGCAGTCGGCGCTCACCCTTCGCGAGGCGCTCGCCTCGACGCTCGGCGTGCCCGTGGACGGGCCGGTGGTGGACGCGGCGACCATCGCCGCGGACGTGTTCACCAACCCGGACACCGTCAAGGCCGCGCTGGCCGCCCTCGGCGAGGCTGAGGTGCTCGTCGTGGCCACGCCGACGTACAAGGCCGCGTACACCGGTCTGCTGAAGGCGGTGCTGGACCAGGCACCACCGGGCTGGCTGAGCGGCAAGGTCGTGGTGCCGCTGCAGATCGCGGCCTCCGACAAGCACGCGCTGGCCGTCGAGGTGCACCTGCGCCCGGTGCTGACCGAGCTCGGTGCGCTGGTGCCGCAGGCGTTGTTCCTGAACGAGTCCGCGCTTCCCGCGCGCCCCACCGACTTCGCGCTGGCCACCGACGTGCTGAAGGCGCTGGTCCGGTGA
- a CDS encoding flavin reductase family protein — translation MKDELRTALRHHAQAVTIVTAQGPAGPVGTTVSSFTSVSFDPPLVVVWIGEGASVWPVLRTAPLFAVHLLDTAQAGLADLFATRGVDRFGAGTHWEPDADGVPHLLDAPVRLRCRTERRIAVGDHVALVGEPLDITHSDITAPLVRHQGRYTSVA, via the coding sequence GTGAAGGACGAGCTGCGCACCGCGTTGCGCCACCACGCGCAGGCCGTGACGATCGTGACGGCCCAGGGACCGGCCGGCCCGGTCGGCACGACGGTCAGCTCGTTCACCTCGGTGTCGTTCGACCCGCCGCTCGTCGTGGTGTGGATCGGCGAGGGCGCGTCGGTGTGGCCGGTGCTGCGGACGGCACCGCTGTTCGCCGTGCACCTGCTGGACACCGCGCAGGCCGGGCTCGCGGACCTGTTCGCCACCAGGGGCGTCGACCGGTTCGGCGCCGGCACGCACTGGGAGCCCGACGCCGACGGCGTGCCGCACCTGCTGGACGCGCCGGTGCGGCTGCGCTGCCGGACGGAGCGGCGGATCGCGGTCGGGGACCACGTGGCACTGGTCGGGGAACCGCTGGACATCACGCACTCCGACATCACCGCGCCCCTGGTGCGGCACCAGGGGCGCTACACCTCAGTCGCTTAA
- a CDS encoding FAD-binding dehydrogenase: protein MAHDADVIVVGAGLAGLVATAELADAGRKVILLDQEPEASLGGQAWWSFGGLFLVDTPEQRRLRVKDSHDLALQDWMGSAAFDRDSDHWPRLWAQAYVDFAAGEKRPWLHAMGVRWFPFVQWAERGGYLANGHGNSVPRFHVTWGTGPGIVEPFERRVREGVAKGLVTLKFRHRVTGLSVTNGVCDGVSGEVLEPSSVERAQPSSRTVTGDFSLSAQAVVVTSGGIGGNHELVRRNWPERMGTPPEFMLAGVPDFVDGHLLEIAQKAGGAIINADRMWHYPEGIANYAPVWSNHGIRILPGPSPLWLDADGNRLPIPLFPGFDALGALQHITARGDAHSWFVLNKRIIGKEFALSGSEQNPDLTGKDTRAVLKRALPGAVAPVEEFAKRSKEFIQAGTVADLARGMNALTGDARIDAAALEKTIVERDRQVTAGLSKDMQVNAIRSARHFLTDKLIRVVEPHRLLDPKAGPLIAVRLSVITRKTLGGLHTDLSSRVLDGDGKPLPGLYAAGEAAGFGGGGVHGYRALEGTFLGGCIFSGRVAGRAAADAVS, encoded by the coding sequence ATGGCACATGACGCGGATGTCATCGTCGTCGGCGCGGGCCTCGCAGGTCTCGTCGCGACAGCGGAGCTCGCCGACGCGGGTCGCAAGGTCATCCTCCTCGACCAGGAGCCGGAAGCGTCGCTCGGCGGCCAGGCGTGGTGGTCGTTCGGCGGGTTGTTCCTGGTGGACACCCCCGAGCAGCGCAGGTTGCGGGTCAAGGACTCGCACGACCTGGCGCTGCAGGACTGGATGGGCTCTGCGGCGTTCGACCGGGACAGCGACCACTGGCCGCGGCTGTGGGCGCAGGCCTACGTGGACTTCGCCGCCGGGGAGAAGCGCCCGTGGCTGCACGCCATGGGGGTGCGCTGGTTCCCCTTCGTGCAGTGGGCGGAGCGCGGTGGGTACCTCGCGAACGGGCACGGCAACTCGGTGCCGCGGTTCCACGTCACCTGGGGCACCGGGCCCGGCATCGTGGAGCCGTTCGAGCGCCGGGTGCGCGAGGGGGTCGCGAAGGGGCTCGTGACGCTGAAGTTCCGCCACCGGGTCACCGGGCTGTCGGTGACGAACGGCGTGTGCGACGGCGTGAGCGGCGAGGTGCTGGAGCCGTCGTCGGTGGAACGGGCACAGCCGTCGTCGCGCACGGTCACCGGTGACTTCTCGCTGTCCGCGCAGGCCGTGGTCGTCACGTCCGGCGGCATCGGCGGCAACCACGAGCTGGTGCGCCGCAACTGGCCGGAGCGGATGGGCACGCCGCCGGAGTTCATGCTCGCGGGCGTGCCGGACTTCGTCGACGGGCACCTGCTGGAGATCGCCCAGAAGGCCGGCGGCGCGATCATCAACGCCGACCGCATGTGGCACTACCCCGAGGGCATCGCGAACTACGCGCCGGTGTGGTCGAACCACGGCATCCGCATCCTGCCCGGCCCGTCGCCGCTGTGGCTCGACGCGGACGGCAACCGGCTGCCGATCCCGCTGTTCCCCGGTTTCGACGCGCTGGGTGCGTTGCAGCACATCACGGCGCGCGGCGACGCGCACTCGTGGTTCGTGCTGAACAAGAGGATCATCGGCAAGGAGTTCGCGCTGTCGGGCTCCGAGCAGAACCCGGACCTGACCGGCAAGGACACCCGCGCGGTGCTCAAGCGCGCGCTGCCGGGTGCGGTGGCGCCGGTCGAGGAGTTCGCCAAGCGCTCCAAGGAGTTCATCCAGGCGGGCACGGTCGCGGACCTCGCTCGCGGCATGAACGCGCTGACCGGTGACGCGCGCATCGACGCGGCGGCGCTGGAGAAGACGATCGTCGAACGCGACCGGCAGGTGACCGCGGGCCTGAGCAAGGACATGCAGGTCAACGCGATCCGCTCGGCGCGGCACTTCCTGACCGACAAGCTGATCCGGGTGGTCGAGCCGCACCGGCTGCTGGACCCGAAGGCCGGGCCGCTGATCGCGGTGCGGCTGTCGGTGATCACCCGCAAGACGCTGGGCGGCCTGCACACCGACCTGTCGTCGCGGGTGCTGGACGGCGACGGCAAGCCGTTGCCCGGCCTGTACGCGGCGGGTGAGGCGGCCGGGTTCGGTGGCGGTGGCGTGCACGGGTACCGCGCGCTGGAGGGCACGTTCCTCGGCGGCTGCATCTTCTCCGGCCGGGTCGCCGGACGGGCGGCCGCGGACGCCGTGTCCTAG
- a CDS encoding cupin domain-containing protein, whose translation MTFRPAAEIGFSTKTTRFVAPGSVTNGEFGLFEWRMGPRQPGARPHFHKTFSESFYVLEGEITLFDGDEWVKGGEGDFLYVPPNRPHAFRNDSDADVRMLILFAPGIARENFFLEVGAAKGLSPEELETFYAKHDQYNL comes from the coding sequence ATGACCTTCCGACCTGCCGCCGAGATCGGTTTCAGCACGAAGACCACGCGTTTCGTCGCTCCTGGCTCGGTGACGAACGGCGAGTTCGGCCTGTTCGAGTGGCGGATGGGCCCTCGTCAGCCGGGTGCGCGGCCGCACTTCCACAAGACGTTCTCCGAGTCGTTCTACGTCCTGGAGGGCGAGATCACGCTGTTCGACGGCGACGAGTGGGTCAAGGGCGGCGAGGGCGACTTCCTGTACGTGCCGCCGAACCGCCCGCACGCGTTCCGCAACGACTCCGACGCCGACGTGCGGATGCTGATCCTCTTCGCGCCCGGCATCGCCCGCGAGAACTTCTTCCTGGAGGTCGGCGCGGCCAAGGGCCTGTCGCCGGAGGAGCTGGAGACGTTCTACGCCAAGCACGACCAGTACAACCTGTGA